The following are from one region of the Melaminivora suipulveris genome:
- a CDS encoding CbbQ/NirQ/NorQ/GpvN family protein has protein sequence MASTHGTGAAAAAAPFYLPTGDEIEVFEQCHAQGLAVMLKGPTGCGKTRFVEHMAWRLKRPLITVSCHDDLSASDLIGRFLIKNDGTQWQDGPLTRAVREGALCYLDEVVEARQDTVVVLHPLTDHRRELPVDKTGELVRAAPGFCLVVSYNPGYQRMLKDLKPSTRQRFVALDFDFPAPEVEARIVAQESGIAEPDARALVQLAARLRALHDRGLAEVPSTRLLVAAAQLAVRGVELRRACQHAIVAPLSDEASLVAAMRDLVDATFV, from the coding sequence TTGGCCTCAACCCATGGCACGGGCGCGGCGGCGGCCGCCGCGCCCTTTTATCTGCCCACGGGCGACGAGATCGAAGTCTTCGAGCAGTGTCACGCGCAGGGGCTGGCGGTCATGCTCAAGGGCCCCACGGGCTGCGGCAAGACGCGCTTTGTCGAGCACATGGCCTGGCGACTCAAGCGCCCTTTGATCACCGTCTCCTGCCACGACGACCTGAGCGCCAGCGATCTGATCGGGCGCTTTCTGATCAAGAACGACGGCACGCAGTGGCAGGACGGCCCGCTGACCCGCGCCGTGCGCGAGGGCGCGCTGTGCTACCTCGATGAAGTGGTCGAGGCGCGCCAGGACACGGTGGTCGTGCTGCACCCCCTGACCGACCACCGGCGCGAGCTGCCCGTCGACAAGACCGGCGAGCTGGTGCGCGCGGCGCCGGGCTTTTGCCTGGTGGTGTCGTACAACCCCGGCTACCAGCGCATGCTCAAGGATCTGAAGCCCAGCACGCGCCAGCGCTTCGTGGCGCTGGACTTCGATTTTCCGGCTCCGGAAGTCGAGGCGCGCATCGTCGCGCAGGAAAGTGGCATCGCCGAGCCCGACGCGCGTGCCCTGGTGCAACTGGCGGCCCGCCTGCGCGCGCTGCACGACCGGGGCCTGGCCGAGGTGCCCAGCACGCGGCTGCTGGTGGCCGCCGCCCAGCTGGCGGTGCGCGGCGTCGAGCTGCGCCGGGCCTGCCAGCACGCCATCGTCGCGCCGCTGTCCGACGAGGCCTCGCTGGTCGCGGCCATGCGCGACCTGGTGGACGCGACCTTCGTCTGA
- a CDS encoding cbb3-type cytochrome c oxidase subunit I has protein sequence MRYKSQAVAYWYFAVAVALFGLQIVFGLLSATKYLGPDPLLYILPFDVTKMIHTNVLIVWVICGFMGATYWMVPDESRTELYSVKLAYIQLVLWVVMGVATVVGYLFRFGTGNKLLEQPLPSKLAIVVAMLIFLYNIGMTIRKSGRFTTPEGVLLGGLGLAAVLYLPALLEYHNYTVSIFYRWWTIHLWVEGVWEMIQGGFLAYLLIRLSGADREVMEKWLYVIVGLVFIAGILGTAHHYYWVGVPAYWLPIGGFFSALEPVALVGMAMYAYYAMRRSGLAHPNKLALHWTVGSAVYTMFGAGLLGLAHTFPSVNKWTHGTLITAMHGHAAFYGAYAMIVMAMISYALPHFTRRPEEGTSMGYTAFWMQLAGMFGMTLSFATAGIGQVYLERIMGMGYLDAQLKIQVHFVMLIITASIFAVGVALFIIDFFRYPLRLQVRADEPVAPPTAPTRAAAT, from the coding sequence ATGAGATACAAGTCCCAAGCCGTCGCCTACTGGTACTTCGCCGTCGCCGTCGCGCTGTTCGGCCTGCAGATCGTCTTCGGGCTGCTGTCGGCCACCAAGTACCTGGGGCCGGACCCGCTCTTGTACATCCTGCCGTTTGACGTGACGAAGATGATCCACACCAACGTGTTGATCGTCTGGGTCATCTGCGGCTTCATGGGCGCGACCTACTGGATGGTGCCCGACGAATCGCGCACCGAGCTCTACAGCGTCAAGCTGGCCTACATCCAGCTGGTGCTGTGGGTGGTCATGGGCGTGGCCACGGTGGTGGGCTACCTGTTTCGCTTCGGCACCGGCAACAAGCTGCTCGAACAACCTCTGCCGTCCAAGCTGGCCATCGTCGTGGCCATGCTGATCTTTCTCTACAACATCGGGATGACGATTCGCAAATCCGGCCGCTTCACCACGCCCGAGGGCGTGCTGCTGGGCGGCCTGGGGCTGGCGGCCGTGCTGTACCTGCCGGCGCTGCTGGAATACCACAACTACACGGTCTCGATCTTCTACCGCTGGTGGACCATCCACCTGTGGGTCGAAGGCGTGTGGGAGATGATCCAGGGCGGCTTTCTGGCCTATCTGCTGATCCGCCTCTCAGGCGCCGACCGTGAGGTCATGGAAAAGTGGCTGTACGTCATCGTCGGCCTGGTGTTCATCGCCGGCATACTGGGCACGGCGCACCATTACTACTGGGTGGGCGTGCCGGCGTACTGGCTGCCCATCGGCGGCTTCTTCAGCGCCCTGGAGCCGGTGGCGCTGGTCGGCATGGCCATGTACGCCTACTACGCCATGCGCCGCTCGGGCCTGGCGCACCCCAACAAGCTGGCGCTGCACTGGACGGTGGGCAGCGCCGTCTACACCATGTTCGGCGCCGGCCTGCTGGGCCTGGCGCACACCTTCCCGAGCGTCAACAAGTGGACGCACGGCACGTTGATTACCGCCATGCACGGCCACGCGGCGTTTTACGGCGCCTACGCCATGATCGTCATGGCCATGATCAGCTACGCGCTGCCGCACTTCACGCGCCGCCCCGAAGAGGGCACATCCATGGGCTACACGGCGTTCTGGATGCAGCTGGCCGGCATGTTCGGCATGACGCTGTCGTTCGCCACCGCAGGCATCGGGCAGGTGTATCTGGAGCGCATCATGGGCATGGGCTACCTGGACGCGCAGCTGAAGATCCAGGTGCACTTCGTGATGCTGATCATCACGGCGTCGATCTTTGCGGTGGGCGTTGCGCTGTTCATCATCGACTTCTTCCGCTACCCGCTGCGGCTGCAGGTGCGCGCGGATGAGCCCGTAGCGCCGCCAACGGCGCCGACCCGCGCGGCCGCGACCTGA
- a CDS encoding c-type cytochrome, whose product MNKRQTRLFAIIATALSAALFLILTFDSHRKFDQLTNAESITPAVTHGKNVWHKNNCINCHTIFGEGAYYAPDLTKISKLRGEAYLKAYMKDPSKFYDETRHRRLMPKQDLSDEDIAGLIAFFDWVSNVDNQGWPPRPILVTGATMPGTDRSLEQQTSGAKVERGGIEAPPGARPLAGDENPIALGERVFRTATPACTACHSTAPGVNMAGPSLAGIVGRSEALLASGDYKGHAKDVSGYLHESIVEPSAHLVPGPMYSADGTSFMPTTYGKDLTPEQIDQLVAYLMSLK is encoded by the coding sequence ATGAACAAACGCCAGACCCGCCTGTTCGCCATCATCGCCACGGCCCTGTCGGCGGCGCTCTTTCTGATCCTCACCTTCGACAGCCACCGCAAGTTCGATCAGCTCACCAACGCCGAATCCATCACGCCCGCGGTGACGCATGGCAAGAACGTCTGGCACAAGAACAACTGCATCAACTGCCACACCATCTTCGGCGAGGGCGCCTACTATGCGCCCGACCTCACGAAAATCAGCAAGCTGCGCGGCGAGGCCTACCTCAAGGCCTACATGAAGGACCCGTCCAAGTTCTACGATGAGACGCGCCACCGCCGCCTGATGCCCAAGCAGGACCTGAGCGACGAGGACATCGCCGGGCTGATCGCTTTCTTCGACTGGGTCAGCAACGTCGACAACCAGGGCTGGCCGCCGCGGCCCATCCTGGTCACGGGAGCCACCATGCCTGGCACCGATCGCAGCCTGGAGCAACAGACCAGCGGTGCCAAGGTCGAGCGCGGCGGCATCGAAGCCCCGCCCGGCGCGCGGCCGCTGGCGGGCGACGAGAACCCCATCGCCCTGGGCGAGCGCGTGTTTCGCACCGCCACGCCGGCCTGCACGGCCTGCCACTCCACGGCGCCGGGGGTGAACATGGCCGGCCCGTCGCTGGCGGGCATCGTCGGGCGCAGCGAGGCGCTGCTGGCATCGGGCGACTACAAGGGCCATGCCAAGGACGTGTCGGGCTACCTGCACGAGTCCATCGTCGAGCCCAGCGCGCATCTGGTGCCGGGGCCCATGTACTCGGCCGACGGCACCTCCTTCATGCCCACCACCTACGGCAAGGATCTGACGCCCGAGCAGATCGACCAGCTCGTGGCCTATTTGATGTCCCTCAAATAA
- a CDS encoding site-2 protease family protein, giving the protein MRDNRRVPSSDTLQTLLIYALPVLFSITVHEAAHGYVARHFGDSTAYMLGRMTLNPLKHIDPIGTILMPLLLYFSTSGAFVFGYAKPVPVNFGNLRHPKRDMVWVALAGPASNFVQAILWALLLFALLAAGLDEPFFVQMARAGILVNLVMWAFNLFPLPPLDGGRVLAGLLPGRQALWLSRIEPYGFFIVLALVLAGVVGTLWLRPLMSLGYGAINLLMAPLAALLR; this is encoded by the coding sequence ATGCGCGACAATCGGCGGGTGCCCTCCTCCGACACCCTCCAGACCCTCCTCATCTACGCCCTGCCCGTGTTGTTTTCCATCACGGTGCACGAGGCCGCGCACGGCTACGTGGCGCGCCACTTCGGCGACAGCACGGCCTACATGCTGGGGCGCATGACGCTCAATCCGCTCAAGCACATCGACCCCATCGGCACCATCCTGATGCCGCTGTTGCTGTACTTCTCCACGTCCGGCGCTTTCGTCTTCGGCTATGCCAAGCCGGTGCCGGTCAACTTCGGCAACCTGCGTCATCCCAAGCGCGACATGGTGTGGGTGGCGCTGGCCGGGCCGGCGTCCAACTTCGTCCAGGCGATTTTGTGGGCACTGCTGCTGTTTGCGCTGCTGGCGGCGGGCCTGGATGAGCCCTTCTTCGTGCAGATGGCGCGCGCCGGCATTTTGGTCAACCTGGTCATGTGGGCGTTCAACCTGTTTCCGCTGCCGCCGCTCGACGGCGGGCGCGTGCTGGCGGGCCTGCTGCCGGGACGCCAGGCGCTGTGGCTGTCGCGCATCGAGCCCTACGGTTTTTTCATCGTGCTGGCGCTGGTGCTGGCCGGCGTGGTGGGCACGCTGTGGCTGCGCCCGCTGATGTCGCTGGGCTACGGCGCCATCAACCTGTTGATGGCCCCGCTGGCCGCCTTGCTGCGCTGA
- a CDS encoding tryptophan--tRNA ligase, producing MQETTRFLTGITPSGTPHLGNFVGSIRPSVAASRNAGVESYYFLADYHALIKCQDPERVNRSTLEIAASWLAAGLDSEHVTFYRQSDIPEIPELHWLLTCVTGKGLLNRAHAYKAAQDKNQEAGRDGDEGVSAGLFMYPVLMAADILMFNAHQVPVGRDQVQHIEMARDMAASFNHLYGAHFTLPEAAIEDNVALLAGLDGRKMSKSYDNTIPLFAPRGQLQKLIASIVTDSRAPGEPKEASGSALFQIYQAFATPGETEAMRRAYADGIAWGDAKQMLFARIDQELAPMRERYDDLLAHPDKVEAALQRGAERARQQSRPFLQRLRDAVGLRALTAPVRAPAAQPTAGTQALPSFKQYREKDGRFYFKLVAPDGRVLLQSTGFDAPRDAGAAIARLQGEPDALAALAAHLQPVAPEQREAVAAALAALAQAREN from the coding sequence ATGCAAGAAACCACGCGTTTTCTCACCGGCATCACGCCCTCGGGCACGCCGCACCTGGGCAATTTCGTCGGCTCCATTCGCCCGTCGGTGGCCGCCAGCCGCAACGCTGGCGTGGAGAGTTACTACTTCCTGGCCGACTACCACGCCCTGATCAAGTGCCAGGACCCCGAGCGCGTGAACCGCTCGACCCTGGAGATCGCCGCCAGCTGGCTGGCCGCGGGGCTCGACTCCGAGCACGTCACCTTCTACCGCCAGTCCGACATTCCCGAGATCCCCGAGCTGCACTGGCTGTTGACCTGCGTGACCGGCAAGGGCCTGCTCAACCGCGCCCACGCCTACAAGGCCGCGCAGGACAAGAACCAGGAGGCCGGGCGCGACGGCGACGAAGGCGTGTCCGCAGGGCTGTTCATGTACCCGGTGCTGATGGCCGCCGACATCCTGATGTTCAACGCCCACCAGGTGCCCGTGGGCCGTGACCAGGTGCAGCACATCGAGATGGCGCGCGACATGGCGGCCAGCTTCAACCACCTGTATGGCGCGCACTTCACGCTGCCCGAGGCGGCCATCGAGGACAACGTGGCGCTGCTCGCCGGCCTGGACGGGCGCAAGATGAGCAAGAGCTACGACAACACCATCCCGCTGTTCGCGCCGCGCGGGCAGCTGCAAAAGCTGATCGCCTCCATCGTCACCGATTCGCGCGCGCCGGGCGAGCCCAAGGAGGCCTCAGGCTCGGCGCTGTTCCAGATCTACCAGGCTTTCGCCACGCCGGGCGAGACCGAGGCCATGCGCCGCGCCTACGCGGACGGCATCGCCTGGGGCGACGCCAAGCAGATGCTGTTTGCGCGCATCGACCAGGAACTGGCGCCCATGCGCGAGCGCTACGACGATCTGCTGGCGCATCCGGACAAGGTCGAGGCGGCGCTGCAGCGGGGCGCCGAGCGCGCGCGCCAGCAGTCGCGTCCCTTCCTGCAGCGCCTGCGCGACGCCGTTGGCCTGCGTGCGCTCACCGCGCCCGTGCGCGCGCCCGCGGCGCAGCCAACGGCCGGCACGCAGGCCCTGCCATCCTTCAAGCAGTACCGCGAGAAGGACGGGCGCTTTTACTTCAAGCTGGTGGCGCCCGACGGCCGGGTGCTGCTGCAAAGCACAGGCTTTGACGCGCCGCGCGACGCCGGCGCGGCCATCGCCCGCCTGCAGGGCGAGCCCGACGCCCTGGCCGCGCTGGCCGCCCACCTGCAGCCCGTTGCGCCCGAGCAGCGCGAGGCTGTCGCCGCTGCGCTGGCCGCGTTGGCACAGGCGCGCGAGAATTGA
- a CDS encoding response regulator transcription factor, with the protein MRIAAVDDDTLQLELFVQTLTAMGHGCQTFETGEALQRALRRDTFDLLIVDWELPGVSGPDIIRWVREHVSRQLPILFVTHRQQERDIVEGLACGADDFMGKPVRVAELSARIRALLRRAWPDAASGELEFGRYRFLPATRELLMNGQPVALKAREYELALFLFQNAGRLLSRDHLREVIWGHNAEVISRSLDTHVSRLRSLLDLRPANGYAITSVYGVGYRFEALRPHACEAQEQAHGR; encoded by the coding sequence ATGCGCATTGCGGCAGTCGATGACGACACGCTCCAGCTTGAACTCTTCGTGCAGACCCTCACCGCGATGGGGCACGGCTGCCAGACCTTCGAGACCGGCGAAGCCCTGCAGCGCGCGCTGCGCCGCGACACCTTCGATCTGCTGATCGTCGACTGGGAGCTGCCGGGCGTCAGCGGCCCGGACATCATCCGCTGGGTGCGCGAACACGTGAGCCGGCAGCTGCCCATCCTGTTCGTCACGCACCGCCAGCAGGAGCGCGACATCGTCGAGGGCCTGGCTTGCGGCGCGGACGACTTCATGGGCAAGCCGGTGCGCGTGGCCGAGCTCAGCGCGCGCATCAGGGCCCTGCTGCGCCGCGCCTGGCCCGACGCGGCCAGCGGCGAGCTGGAGTTCGGCCGCTACCGCTTCCTGCCGGCCACGCGCGAGCTGCTGATGAACGGCCAGCCCGTGGCGCTCAAGGCGCGCGAGTACGAGCTGGCGCTGTTTCTGTTCCAGAACGCCGGCCGTCTGCTGTCGCGCGACCACCTGCGCGAGGTCATCTGGGGCCACAACGCCGAGGTCATCTCGCGCTCGCTGGACACGCACGTCTCGCGCCTGCGCTCGCTGCTGGACCTGCGCCCCGCCAACGGCTATGCGATCACGTCGGTCTATGGCGTGGGCTACCGTTTCGAGGCCCTCAGGCCGCACGCATGCGAAGCGCAGGAGCAGGCCCATGGACGCTGA